A single region of the Gaiellales bacterium genome encodes:
- a CDS encoding aminotransferase — protein sequence MSGLFEGYAIESPPFGEEDGRRLAADLFGLDGTSTELGSHQDRNFLIVTADGRRGVLKIANPHFGRPSLEMQNAAMHHLAAARLPFATPAPIPALDGREIVEAERGRDVYDVRMTTWVDGRPLTSARHVASQVREAVGRMAAETVLALRGFDHPAADRVLQWDLKHARAVVDGLIGHVEEPHRVELVERAMAVHDTALARLEQLLRVQVIHGDVTDYNVVAQLDVEGRLLPTGLIDFGDMTRSYVVAEVAVAAAGFLWHDPQDALHVIVDVARGFHSRLPLTEAELAALHPLVLGRCAGSAVSTHQQALLEPDNAYATDLVDAEWGTLEAAAAVPAALVEAACRAACGLIPHPASAALSQHLLASAAVPVVDPAGRSLCPVDLSPGADAYAAGEWREPAGVAAAVAVPADALAVGRYGEARLHRGGTPPAPEPETLHLGADVFAPEGEAVRCPVDASVVGATERTVTLEADLPGHGPYRIVLDGVAPVGLPHRGLPAGTVVGRIAAWPDRPLTHVHVQVCLEPVDPLPGWGLPSLREAWLALCPDPSALVGIPAAAPAPERDALLELRTRSVAGAQELYFRDPPRMVRGWRSTLYDEHARPYLDMVNNVAVLGHSHPAVAAAARRVLRTLNTNSRFHYDGIARFAERLVELAPPGLDSVFFVSTGSEANDLALRLARTYTGRDEVIAVAGAYHGWTTATYAVSTAPYDNPSAAEHPPAGLRLVPAADTYRGPIRAGEPDAGRRYAEFVREAAPGAAAFICEPVLGNWGGILAPDGYLEHAFRHVRDAGGVCIADEVQVGYGRLGEWFWAFEQQGAVPDIITIAKSTGNGHPVGAVITTSDIAAAFHRNASFFSSVGGSPLSCEIGIAVLDVMRDEGLQENALRVGTRLRDRLVELAERHPLIGAVHGHGLYLGAELVRDRASQAPASEEAYAIGERMRELGVIVQPTGEAMNVLKIKPPLCISMEDVDRFADTLDRVLTDGW from the coding sequence GTGAGCGGGCTGTTCGAGGGCTACGCGATCGAGTCGCCGCCGTTCGGCGAGGAGGACGGCCGGCGGCTCGCCGCCGACCTGTTCGGGCTGGACGGGACGTCCACGGAGCTCGGCAGCCACCAGGACCGGAACTTCCTGATCGTGACCGCGGACGGGCGGCGCGGCGTGCTGAAGATCGCGAACCCGCATTTCGGCCGGCCGTCGCTCGAGATGCAGAACGCTGCGATGCACCACCTCGCCGCGGCCCGGCTCCCGTTCGCGACGCCCGCGCCCATCCCGGCGCTCGACGGCCGCGAGATCGTCGAGGCGGAACGCGGGCGCGACGTCTACGACGTTCGCATGACGACGTGGGTCGATGGCCGGCCGCTGACGTCCGCGCGGCACGTCGCCTCCCAGGTGCGTGAGGCGGTCGGCCGCATGGCGGCCGAGACGGTGCTCGCGCTGCGCGGGTTCGACCATCCCGCGGCCGACCGCGTCCTCCAGTGGGATCTGAAGCACGCCAGGGCGGTGGTGGACGGGCTGATCGGCCACGTCGAGGAACCGCACCGCGTCGAGCTCGTGGAGCGGGCGATGGCCGTGCACGACACCGCGCTCGCGCGGCTCGAGCAGCTGCTCCGCGTGCAGGTGATCCACGGGGATGTGACCGACTACAACGTCGTCGCCCAGCTCGATGTGGAGGGCCGCCTGCTGCCCACGGGGCTGATCGACTTCGGCGACATGACGCGCTCCTACGTCGTTGCCGAGGTCGCCGTGGCCGCCGCCGGGTTCCTGTGGCACGACCCCCAGGACGCGCTCCACGTGATCGTGGACGTCGCGCGGGGCTTCCACTCGCGCCTGCCGCTGACCGAGGCCGAGCTCGCGGCGCTCCATCCGCTCGTGCTGGGCCGCTGCGCTGGAAGCGCCGTCTCGACGCACCAGCAGGCGCTGCTCGAGCCCGACAACGCCTATGCGACCGACCTCGTCGACGCGGAGTGGGGAACGCTCGAGGCTGCCGCCGCCGTTCCCGCCGCGCTGGTGGAGGCCGCGTGCCGGGCGGCGTGCGGGCTGATCCCGCACCCGGCGTCGGCCGCCCTGTCGCAGCACCTGCTCGCGTCCGCCGCCGTCCCGGTGGTCGACCCGGCCGGCCGGTCGCTGTGCCCCGTCGATCTCTCCCCCGGGGCGGATGCGTACGCCGCCGGTGAGTGGCGCGAGCCGGCCGGCGTTGCCGCCGCCGTCGCCGTCCCGGCGGACGCGCTCGCGGTCGGCCGGTACGGCGAGGCTCGGCTGCACCGGGGCGGGACGCCGCCCGCGCCGGAGCCCGAGACGCTGCATCTCGGCGCGGACGTCTTCGCCCCCGAGGGCGAGGCGGTCCGCTGCCCGGTGGATGCGAGCGTCGTCGGCGCCACCGAGCGGACGGTGACCCTCGAAGCCGACCTGCCGGGGCACGGCCCCTACAGGATCGTGCTCGACGGCGTGGCGCCCGTGGGCCTGCCGCACCGGGGGCTCCCTGCCGGCACCGTGGTCGGCCGGATCGCCGCCTGGCCGGACCGCCCGCTCACCCATGTGCACGTCCAGGTCTGCCTCGAGCCGGTCGACCCGCTTCCCGGGTGGGGGCTGCCGTCGCTGCGCGAGGCGTGGCTTGCCCTCTGCCCCGACCCCTCGGCGTTGGTCGGCATCCCGGCGGCTGCCCCTGCGCCCGAGCGCGACGCCCTGCTGGAGCTGCGCACGCGGTCGGTCGCCGGGGCGCAGGAGCTCTACTTCCGCGACCCGCCGCGGATGGTGCGCGGGTGGCGCAGCACCCTGTACGACGAGCACGCGCGCCCGTACCTCGACATGGTGAACAACGTCGCGGTGCTCGGCCACAGCCATCCTGCGGTTGCCGCGGCCGCCCGGCGCGTCCTGCGGACGCTCAACACGAACTCGCGCTTCCACTACGACGGCATCGCACGGTTCGCCGAGCGGCTGGTGGAGCTGGCGCCGCCCGGCCTCGACTCGGTGTTCTTCGTCAGCACGGGCAGCGAGGCGAACGACCTCGCGCTTCGCCTGGCACGCACGTACACCGGCCGTGACGAGGTGATCGCGGTCGCCGGCGCCTACCACGGCTGGACCACGGCCACCTACGCCGTCAGCACCGCGCCGTACGACAACCCCTCGGCGGCCGAGCACCCGCCGGCCGGCCTCCGGCTCGTGCCTGCCGCCGACACCTACCGCGGGCCGATCCGCGCCGGCGAGCCGGACGCCGGACGCCGGTACGCCGAGTTCGTGCGCGAGGCGGCACCGGGAGCTGCCGCGTTCATCTGCGAGCCGGTGCTGGGGAACTGGGGAGGCATCCTCGCGCCCGACGGCTACCTGGAGCACGCCTTCCGCCATGTGCGGGACGCGGGCGGCGTCTGCATCGCCGACGAGGTGCAGGTCGGCTACGGCCGGCTGGGAGAGTGGTTCTGGGCATTCGAGCAGCAGGGTGCCGTGCCCGACATCATCACGATCGCCAAGTCGACCGGAAATGGCCATCCGGTCGGTGCCGTGATCACGACGTCCGACATCGCCGCGGCGTTCCACCGCAACGCCAGCTTCTTCAGCTCGGTCGGCGGGTCGCCGCTGTCGTGTGAGATCGGCATCGCCGTGCTCGACGTCATGCGTGACGAGGGGCTGCAGGAGAACGCGCTTCGCGTCGGCACGCGGCTCCGCGACCGGCTGGTTGAGCTCGCGGAGCGGCATCCGCTGATCGGCGCGGTGCACGGCCACGGCCTCTACCTGGGCGCCGAGCTGGTGCGCGACCGGGCGTCGCAGGCGCCGGCCAGCGAGGAGGCCTACGCCATCGGCGAGCGGATGCGCGAGCTGGGCGTGATCGTGCAGCCGACCGGCGAGGCGATGAACGTCCTCAAGATCAAGCCGCCGCTCTGCATCTCGATGGAGGATGTCGACCGGTTCGCCGACACGCTCGACCGCGTGCTGACCGACGGCTGGTAG
- a CDS encoding site-2 protease family protein — protein MSWNPEHFEPTPPAQIEQPPPKPHWLRRLLAPFAGVALLVWKVLGPVLLAVKNIKFIGTSATFLVSLAAYTSIWGWRFALGFMVLLFVHEMGHVIQLRREGVPASAPLFVPFLGAYVGMKELPRNAWVEAKVGLAGPVLGTIGALACFAVAAGTDSDLLRAVAYTGCFLNLVNLIPVLPLDGGRAAAALHPAFWFVGVFVVALLFFWHPNPLVFLIAALGGYELFHRWGRRNDPQWRAYSATTWGQRLAVGGVYIGLIAVLVVAMEASYLHRTF, from the coding sequence GTGAGCTGGAACCCCGAGCACTTCGAGCCGACCCCGCCGGCCCAGATCGAGCAGCCACCGCCGAAGCCGCACTGGCTGCGCCGGCTCCTGGCCCCGTTCGCCGGCGTTGCGCTGCTCGTCTGGAAGGTGCTCGGGCCGGTGCTCCTGGCGGTCAAGAACATCAAATTCATCGGCACGAGTGCGACCTTCCTGGTCTCGCTGGCGGCATACACGTCGATCTGGGGATGGCGCTTCGCGCTGGGCTTCATGGTGCTCCTCTTCGTGCACGAGATGGGGCACGTGATCCAGCTGCGCCGCGAGGGCGTCCCGGCGTCGGCGCCGCTGTTCGTCCCGTTCCTGGGCGCATACGTCGGCATGAAGGAGCTGCCCAGGAACGCGTGGGTCGAGGCGAAGGTCGGGCTGGCCGGCCCGGTGCTGGGCACCATCGGCGCGCTCGCCTGCTTCGCCGTCGCGGCCGGCACGGACTCGGACCTGCTTCGGGCCGTCGCCTACACCGGCTGCTTCCTCAACCTGGTGAACCTGATTCCGGTGCTGCCGCTGGACGGCGGCCGTGCGGCTGCCGCGCTGCACCCCGCGTTCTGGTTCGTCGGCGTCTTCGTCGTCGCGCTGCTGTTCTTCTGGCACCCGAACCCGCTGGTCTTCCTGATCGCGGCGCTCGGGGGGTACGAGCTGTTCCACCGCTGGGGGCGTCGCAACGATCCGCAGTGGCGGGCGTACAGCGCGACGACATGGGGGCAGCGGCTGGCGGTGGGCGGCGTCTACATCGGCCTGATCGCCGTGCTCGTGGTCGCGATGGAGGCGAGCTACCTCCACCGCACGTTCTAG
- a CDS encoding molybdenum cofactor biosynthesis protein MoaE encodes MQITVRLFAAVRERAGASRRDLDLADGALVGDVWPALALGDEPPGMAYARNREYADRAEPLRDGDEVAVIPPVSGGAFLVQEQPLDLGTVVDQVRDPAAGAIATFIGTTRDHNRGRDVVHLEYDAYPEMAEAEMAKIAAQVIERHDVARVAMAHRTGHVPIGEASVIIAVSAAHRGAAMDACREAIDTLKQTVPVWKKEVFAGGEEWIGREGTG; translated from the coding sequence ATGCAGATCACCGTCAGGCTGTTCGCCGCCGTCCGCGAGCGGGCGGGCGCATCGCGGCGCGACCTCGACCTCGCCGACGGCGCGCTCGTGGGCGACGTCTGGCCCGCGCTGGCGCTGGGAGACGAACCGCCCGGCATGGCGTACGCACGCAACCGCGAGTATGCCGACCGCGCGGAACCGCTCCGCGACGGCGACGAGGTCGCGGTGATCCCCCCGGTGTCCGGGGGCGCGTTCCTTGTCCAGGAGCAGCCGCTCGACCTCGGCACCGTCGTCGACCAGGTGCGCGATCCGGCGGCGGGGGCGATCGCCACGTTCATCGGCACGACGCGCGACCACAACCGCGGCCGCGATGTCGTCCACCTGGAATACGACGCGTACCCGGAGATGGCCGAGGCGGAGATGGCCAAGATCGCAGCACAGGTGATCGAGCGACACGACGTCGCGCGGGTCGCCATGGCGCACCGCACCGGCCACGTCCCGATCGGCGAGGCAAGCGTCATCATCGCCGTCTCGGCAGCCCACCGCGGCGCCGCCATGGACGCGTGCCGCGAGGCGATCGACACGCTCAAGCAGACGGTGCCGGTGTGGAAGAAGGAGGTCTTCGCCGGCGGCGAGGAGTGGATCGGGCGGGAGGGCACGGGGTGA
- a CDS encoding methylmalonyl-CoA mutase family protein codes for MSADDHRRTDSGIEIAPVYRAEDAPSQPDPGEFPYTRGIRPEGYRSRTWTMRQYAGFGSAEETNARFRLLLDRGQTGLSVAFDLPTQLGLDSDDVLALGEVGRTGVAIDSLEDMRLLLGGIPLGEVSTSMTINAPGSLLLLLYELVAEEQGVGPDRLSGTIQNDILKEYIARGNYIFPARPSMRLTVDTFRYCRDRLPRWNTISISGYHIREAGSTAAQELAFTLANGIAYVQAAIDAGLEVDAFARRLSFFFNAHNDFFQEVAKFRAARMLWAEIMRERFGTSDARSMMLRFHAQTGGSTLTAQQPENNIVRVAVQAFSAVCGGGQSLHTNGFDEALALPTERSATIALRTQQILATEAGSTNTADPLGGSYYIEALTEALAAQARELIAEIDRMGGAVAAVENGWVQEQIEQAAFAHHSRVQSGEEVIVGVNRFTEEGGERIALHAIDPQAERRQVERTQALRARRDVAAVEAALVEVDRVAAGEGNLLVPMREALRSEATIGEVCGVLRSRWGTYDAERVRA; via the coding sequence ATGAGCGCAGACGACCACCGGCGAACCGACTCCGGCATCGAGATCGCGCCCGTCTACCGGGCGGAGGACGCGCCCAGCCAGCCGGATCCCGGCGAGTTCCCGTACACCCGCGGCATCCGGCCGGAGGGGTACCGCTCGCGCACCTGGACGATGCGCCAGTACGCGGGGTTCGGCTCTGCCGAGGAGACGAACGCCCGGTTTCGGCTGCTGCTCGACCGGGGTCAGACCGGTCTGTCGGTTGCGTTCGACCTGCCCACGCAGCTCGGGCTCGACTCGGACGACGTGCTGGCCCTCGGCGAGGTGGGCCGTACAGGCGTCGCGATCGACTCGCTGGAGGACATGCGGCTGCTGCTGGGCGGCATCCCGCTCGGCGAGGTTTCCACGTCGATGACGATCAACGCGCCGGGGTCGCTCCTGCTGCTGCTGTACGAGCTGGTCGCCGAGGAGCAGGGCGTCGGCCCCGACCGGCTGTCGGGGACGATCCAGAACGACATCCTCAAGGAGTACATCGCCCGCGGCAACTACATCTTCCCGGCCCGGCCCAGCATGCGGCTGACGGTCGACACCTTCCGGTACTGCAGGGACCGGCTCCCCCGCTGGAACACGATCTCGATCTCGGGGTACCACATCCGCGAGGCCGGCTCGACGGCGGCTCAGGAGCTCGCATTCACGCTGGCCAACGGCATCGCATACGTGCAGGCGGCCATCGACGCGGGCCTCGAGGTGGACGCGTTCGCGCGCCGGCTCTCGTTCTTCTTCAACGCGCACAACGACTTCTTCCAGGAGGTCGCCAAGTTCCGCGCCGCGCGGATGCTGTGGGCGGAGATCATGCGCGAGCGGTTCGGCACGAGCGACGCGCGCAGCATGATGCTGCGGTTCCACGCGCAGACGGGCGGCTCGACGCTCACCGCCCAGCAGCCCGAGAACAACATCGTTCGCGTGGCCGTCCAGGCGTTCTCCGCCGTCTGCGGCGGCGGGCAGAGCCTGCACACCAACGGGTTCGACGAGGCGCTCGCCCTGCCCACCGAGCGGAGCGCGACGATCGCCCTGCGCACGCAGCAGATCCTCGCCACCGAGGCGGGCTCGACCAACACCGCCGACCCGCTCGGGGGCAGCTACTACATCGAGGCGCTGACCGAGGCGCTCGCCGCCCAGGCGCGCGAGCTGATCGCCGAGATCGACCGCATGGGCGGCGCCGTCGCCGCGGTGGAGAACGGATGGGTGCAGGAGCAGATCGAGCAGGCGGCCTTCGCCCACCACAGCCGCGTGCAGAGCGGCGAGGAGGTGATCGTCGGCGTGAACCGGTTCACCGAGGAGGGCGGCGAGCGGATCGCGCTCCACGCGATCGACCCGCAGGCGGAGCGCCGGCAGGTCGAGCGCACGCAGGCGCTGCGGGCGCGCCGCGACGTGGCGGCGGTCGAGGCCGCCCTGGTCGAGGTCGACCGCGTCGCGGCCGGCGAGGGCAACCTGCTCGTGCCGATGCGCGAGGCGCTTCGCAGCGAGGCGACCATCGGCGAGGTTTGCGGCGTGCTGCGCAGCCGGTGGGGCACGTACGATGCCGAGCGGGTGAGAGCGTGA
- a CDS encoding sulfotransferase yields MTDDQRFAFMLGTGRCGSTIVGQVVAMHPDVGFIANVDDRFAGLNRKGRMNNRIYRSLPAPLQKQGGRRGGRQHGRIAAGVRSVAMTPSEGYRLLDRHVSPMLSEPVRDLVADDASAWLSRRLRSFFEQRAAAQGRQLFLHKFTGWPRAGLLHAVFPEARFVHVVRDGRDVASSLVQQPWWAGFRGPGDWGFGPLSPEDEATWLESGRSFAVLAGLEWKLLMEAFDGAQRGVPAETWLEIRYEDIVERPREQVERLLGHLGLEWTEGFERSFATLEFTPSRAGAYREELSRSDADLLDRVLAPALGTHGYQTGG; encoded by the coding sequence GTGACGGACGACCAGCGCTTCGCGTTCATGCTTGGCACGGGCCGGTGCGGCTCGACGATCGTCGGCCAGGTCGTGGCGATGCACCCGGACGTCGGGTTCATCGCCAACGTCGACGACCGCTTCGCGGGACTCAACCGCAAGGGGCGGATGAACAACCGCATCTATCGGTCGCTGCCCGCGCCGCTGCAGAAGCAGGGCGGCCGGCGGGGGGGACGCCAGCACGGGCGCATCGCGGCCGGCGTGCGGAGCGTCGCCATGACCCCGTCGGAGGGGTACCGGCTGCTCGACCGTCACGTCTCGCCGATGCTGTCCGAACCGGTGCGCGACCTCGTCGCCGACGACGCCAGCGCATGGCTCTCGCGCCGCCTGCGCTCGTTCTTCGAGCAGCGCGCCGCGGCGCAGGGCCGGCAGCTCTTCCTGCACAAGTTCACCGGCTGGCCCCGCGCGGGTCTCCTGCATGCCGTGTTTCCCGAGGCCAGGTTCGTCCACGTGGTGCGCGACGGCCGGGACGTTGCGTCCTCCCTCGTGCAGCAGCCCTGGTGGGCCGGGTTCCGCGGCCCGGGAGACTGGGGATTTGGCCCGCTCTCGCCCGAGGACGAGGCGACGTGGCTGGAGTCCGGCCGGTCATTCGCCGTGCTGGCGGGACTGGAGTGGAAGCTGCTGATGGAGGCGTTCGACGGCGCGCAGCGAGGCGTGCCCGCCGAGACCTGGCTCGAGATCCGCTACGAGGACATCGTCGAGCGGCCGCGGGAGCAGGTCGAGCGGCTGCTCGGCCACCTCGGCCTGGAGTGGACAGAGGGCTTCGAGCGGTCGTTCGCCACCCTCGAGTTCACCCCGTCCCGTGCCGGCGCGTATCGGGAGGAGCTGTCCAGGAGCGACGCCGACCTGCTGGACCGCGTGCTCGCCCCGGCGCTGGGCACCCACGGCTACCAGACCGGCGGGTGA
- a CDS encoding O-antigen ligase family protein: protein MSPGAATRGIQGAPLAGLVAMFLALVPVVAALRLTGHGGGYTIDEWGIWAAATVVAAGVGVLGQPHSRLSGVQRLFPLALLGLALWSLVSVHWAAWPQSALVESDRYLFYAAAATLPLVLVPGARWRRVLVGAVATGAALPALLVALKLWQSGNAGALFDGGRLVGSVGYGGGLAAAVAIAVWPLVAFASDRGTARPLRPLAAFGAGIALATVVPTEARASVWALAVSALVFFALCPTPIRSGTVAAGAVLPTLLLWHPLNGVFSSATGGHPHSVGLAILLTGLVSAFVTAGQVVVDELVTLPAQARQAVAIAATVWLFLVVLGGGVAALAVTDGHPVAWTRHTLERTVDRVGGENGQAAGEGQAGSRFASLDTGRYDLWKVALRGFRERPSRGVGAGNFGYLNVRIGRPFLFPFQAHSQLLEVASTLGLPGLALFAIVLGLPFAACVWVRLRAPSTGERLLAAGIGGSLGYFAAHGQVDWIWQLSSCALPAVMLGAVAVAMLPPARERTRSFVMGGIAAAAAVAAAVVLILPAALAQRYLERSYREPAAAALDDARRAGDLDRLSGRPDLAAARARLRTGDTAGALTDARRAAGAEPGFWVAWQLLSVAAAREGERTSAASAQARVRRLAPRLPLELRGEVPAPGFDHY, encoded by the coding sequence GTGAGCCCCGGCGCGGCGACCCGGGGCATCCAGGGAGCGCCGCTCGCCGGCCTGGTGGCGATGTTCCTCGCGCTCGTTCCTGTCGTTGCGGCGCTTCGGCTGACAGGCCACGGCGGTGGGTACACGATCGACGAGTGGGGCATCTGGGCCGCCGCCACGGTCGTCGCCGCGGGTGTCGGAGTTCTGGGCCAGCCGCATTCCCGTTTGAGCGGCGTGCAGCGCCTGTTCCCGCTGGCACTGCTGGGGCTGGCGCTCTGGAGCCTCGTGTCCGTGCACTGGGCGGCGTGGCCGCAGAGCGCCCTGGTGGAGTCGGACCGGTACCTGTTCTATGCCGCCGCGGCGACGCTGCCGCTGGTGCTCGTCCCCGGCGCGCGCTGGCGGCGGGTGCTGGTGGGGGCGGTGGCCACGGGCGCTGCGCTTCCGGCCCTGCTGGTCGCGCTCAAGCTGTGGCAGTCGGGGAATGCCGGTGCGCTGTTCGACGGCGGGCGGCTGGTTGGCAGCGTCGGCTACGGCGGCGGGCTTGCGGCCGCGGTCGCGATCGCGGTCTGGCCGCTGGTCGCGTTCGCGTCCGATCGCGGCACCGCCAGGCCGCTTCGCCCACTCGCCGCATTCGGGGCGGGCATCGCGCTCGCAACCGTCGTGCCCACGGAGGCACGCGCGTCGGTGTGGGCGCTGGCCGTCTCGGCGCTGGTGTTCTTCGCGCTGTGCCCGACGCCGATCCGGTCGGGCACGGTCGCAGCCGGAGCGGTGCTCCCCACCCTGCTCCTGTGGCACCCGCTGAACGGCGTGTTCTCCTCCGCGACCGGGGGCCACCCCCACTCCGTGGGCCTTGCGATCCTCCTGACGGGACTGGTGAGCGCATTCGTGACCGCGGGGCAGGTCGTCGTCGACGAGCTGGTGACGCTTCCGGCCCAGGCCCGGCAGGCGGTTGCGATCGCGGCGACCGTGTGGCTGTTCCTCGTGGTGCTCGGCGGCGGCGTCGCGGCGCTCGCGGTGACGGACGGCCACCCGGTCGCGTGGACCCGGCACACCCTTGAGCGGACCGTCGACCGTGTCGGCGGTGAGAACGGGCAGGCGGCCGGCGAGGGGCAGGCCGGCAGCCGGTTCGCGTCGCTGGACACGGGCCGCTACGACCTCTGGAAGGTCGCGCTTCGGGGCTTTCGCGAACGTCCGTCGCGCGGCGTGGGCGCCGGCAACTTCGGGTACCTGAACGTCCGCATCGGGCGGCCGTTCCTCTTCCCCTTCCAGGCGCACAGCCAGCTGCTCGAGGTGGCTTCGACCCTGGGGCTGCCCGGCCTTGCGCTCTTCGCGATCGTGCTCGGGCTCCCGTTCGCCGCGTGCGTCTGGGTCCGCCTGCGCGCGCCGTCGACCGGCGAGCGGCTGCTGGCGGCGGGGATCGGCGGCTCGCTCGGCTACTTCGCCGCGCACGGTCAGGTCGACTGGATCTGGCAGCTCTCATCCTGCGCGCTGCCGGCCGTGATGCTGGGCGCGGTGGCCGTGGCGATGCTGCCGCCTGCCCGCGAACGCACGCGGTCCTTCGTCATGGGTGGGATCGCAGCAGCCGCCGCTGTGGCCGCCGCCGTCGTCCTGATCCTTCCGGCCGCGCTGGCACAGCGGTATCTCGAGCGCTCCTACCGCGAGCCGGCCGCGGCGGCGCTCGACGACGCACGCCGGGCGGGCGACCTCGACCGCCTGTCGGGGCGGCCCGACCTCGCGGCCGCCCGCGCGCGGCTCCGCACGGGCGACACGGCCGGGGCTCTCACCGACGCACGCCGGGCGGCGGGCGCGGAGCCGGGGTTCTGGGTGGCGTGGCAGCTGCTGTCCGTCGCCGCTGCGCGCGAGGGCGAGCGGACATCCGCGGCTTCGGCTCAGGCACGGGTCCGCCGTCTCGCCCCCCGCCTCCCGCTCGAGCTTCGCGGCGAGGTGCCGGCTCCCGGGTTCGATCACTATTGA
- a CDS encoding cellulase family glycosylhydrolase, with the protein MARSLLLGFALAAALAAAACTGTDATSTGRSTPPPPPPSSGRPVDETQPDVVVDGTRFVTADGEEVRLHGVAVHSLDPVVYQRAPDLGVNFVRLAVAWSDFEPNAPQGDTHAWDGQRLADLDTEIRFYAEHGIQVLLDMHQYGWSPYFASLQRGGRANGIPRWIYHGRRFPLTTQGREAAQARMYTDRRATELYGQFAAMLAERYRTTPNVLGYEILNEPPLGNMPRRAWAVQRIIRWQARVATAVRAVDPNRAIVFMVPPRTDVRSVHLQPLERLGHLALDVHDYYAGTGKRYRTTLQGGRYRGTLAQQAAYLSPFVSIARSWNVPLIVGEWGAFPSERGVGAYQRQMVTLFAHEGVSWTRWSLDRTERLGLLRRDGRLTTAAVQLGRLIAAEAGPTA; encoded by the coding sequence GTGGCACGCTCGCTCCTCCTCGGCTTCGCGCTCGCCGCCGCGCTCGCGGCGGCAGCGTGCACCGGTACGGACGCCACCTCCACCGGGCGATCGACGCCGCCGCCCCCGCCACCCTCCTCCGGGCGCCCGGTCGACGAGACCCAGCCGGACGTGGTCGTGGACGGCACCCGCTTCGTGACGGCGGACGGGGAGGAGGTGCGGCTGCACGGTGTGGCCGTGCACTCGCTCGATCCGGTCGTCTACCAGCGCGCGCCCGACCTGGGCGTGAACTTCGTCCGCCTGGCCGTGGCATGGAGCGACTTCGAGCCGAACGCACCGCAGGGGGACACGCACGCGTGGGATGGCCAGCGGCTGGCCGACCTCGACACCGAGATCCGGTTCTACGCTGAGCACGGCATCCAGGTGCTGCTGGACATGCACCAGTACGGCTGGTCGCCGTACTTCGCGTCGCTCCAGCGCGGCGGCCGCGCGAACGGGATCCCGAGGTGGATCTACCACGGCCGCCGCTTCCCGCTGACCACGCAGGGCCGCGAGGCGGCCCAGGCCAGGATGTATACGGACCGGCGGGCGACGGAGCTCTACGGCCAGTTCGCGGCGATGCTGGCCGAGCGCTACCGCACCACGCCGAACGTCCTCGGCTACGAGATCCTGAACGAGCCGCCGCTCGGCAACATGCCCCGCCGTGCGTGGGCGGTGCAGCGGATCATCCGCTGGCAGGCGCGGGTGGCGACCGCCGTTCGTGCGGTCGACCCCAACCGTGCGATCGTGTTCATGGTGCCGCCTCGCACGGACGTGCGGTCGGTGCACCTGCAGCCGCTGGAGCGCCTGGGCCACCTCGCGCTGGACGTGCACGACTACTACGCCGGCACGGGCAAGCGCTACCGAACCACACTGCAGGGCGGCCGCTACCGGGGCACGCTGGCTCAGCAGGCCGCATACCTGTCGCCATTCGTCTCGATCGCGAGATCCTGGAACGTGCCGCTGATCGTCGGCGAGTGGGGCGCATTCCCGAGCGAGCGGGGCGTCGGCGCGTACCAGCGTCAGATGGTGACGCTGTTCGCGCACGAGGGCGTCAGCTGGACGCGCTGGAGCCTCGACCGCACCGAGCGCCTGGGACTGCTGCGCCGAGACGGCCGGCTGACCACCGCCGCCGTGCAGCTGGGCCGCCTGATCGCGGCTGAGGCGGGGCCAACCGCCTGA